The nucleotide window GACATCGACGAGCGCAAACTCGTCGAGCAGCAACTCATCGAAAACGAGGAGCGCCTTCGCTCCGCCTACGTCGCCGGGAAGATGTGGCCGTGGGAGATCGAAGTCGGCTCCGGCCAGATCCTCCGCTCCGATAACATGGGCCTCTATCGCGGCCCCGGACACGCCGAATCCATCGCCGTCTCCGCCTGGCTCGACTATGTTCATCCCGACGACCGCGACCGTGTCCACGCAGCCATTCAACGCGCGTTCGAAGGTGAAGGCCAGTACAGTTGCGACTACCGCCTGCGCTGGAATGACAACACCTATCACTGGGTAAGTTCTCGCGGAGGCCTCATACAGGATGGTCGCGGCTCATGGAAGCTGATGGGCATCGGTCGCGACATCACTGACGAGAAAGCGACCGAACACGCGCTCCAGGAGAGCGAACGCCTGCGCCTGCTCGCCATCGAAGGAGCGCAAATGGGCGTCTTCTTCCAGGAGATCTCTTCAGGTAAGGTTCGCTGGTCTGATCGTCAGTTCGAACTCTTCGGCATGTCGCGGGAGCATTTCGCCGATCACCGCGATGACTTCCGTCGCCTCGTCCTTCCCGAAGATCTCGTTACCATCGACCGGGAATACGACCGTCTGACCAGCAATCACGCGCGGCGTTTCCGCTTCGAATTCCGCATCCGGCGCCCCAGCGACGGCAAGGTCCGCTGGATCAACTCCGTCGGCGAATTCAACTACGACGAATCCGGTACCCCCATCAGTATGATGGGAGTCAACTCGGACGTTACCGATCAGAAAGCCCACGAGCAGGAGGTCTGGGAAATCCAGAAACTCCGCTCCATCGCCCTCAGCGCCGCTGAGATGGGGGTCTGGCAGCAGGACCTCACCACTGGAAAGATCACATGGACAGAACGCGAGTTCGAACTTTTTGAAGTTCGTCCAGAGGAATTCGATGGCACGCCAGTCACTGCCTTCCGGCACATCGTTCCCGAGGATCGCGAGCGGTTCTATCGTGAATGGGAGTACCTGGTCGCCAATCACGAACCCCGGCACGTCACCGAATTCCGTATTCAACTTCCTGACGGTGCAATCCGCTGGGTAGCGGCTGTTGGCGAACTGGTTTACAACGAGCATGGCGAAGCCATCCAGAGCATCGGCGTCAATTTCGATATCACCAGCCGCAAGCATCAGGAAGAGGCGCTTCGCGAAAGTGAACGCCTTCGCCGTTTATCGCTCAGCGCTGCCCATATGGGAGCTTTCGAGTGGAACGTTGTCAACGGGGACATCTCCTGGTCCCCCGAGCAGTACGAGTTGCTTAACTTTGACCCGGTTTCGACCAAGCCCACGCTGGAACTGTTCGAAAACCGCGTCCATCCCGACGACCTGCCGCGCATTCGAGACTTGATGAGTCGCCTCATTGCGAAGCAGGAAAAGGCATACCGCGCCGAATTCCGAATCATCTGGCCCGACGGAACCACCCGCTGGATTCGTACCCTCGGCGAATTGGTCTATGACGACGCCGGTCAGGTCATCCGATTGTTCGGCGTCAACTGGGATATCAGCGACCAGAAAGAAGCGGAACAACAGATCGTCCAACTCAATCGCGAACTTCAGCGCAAGGTCGCCGATTTCGAAGCCCTCATGCACGCCATGCCTGTAGCCGTCGCCGTCGGCCTCGATGCCGAATCCAGCGACATTCGGGTTAATCCGACTTTCGCCCAAATGCTCGGGGTAAAGGACGGGGCTCAGAATCTCTCGTCTAGTTCCCCGGGGGCTCGCAGCCTGCCCTATCGTTTCCTCCGCGAGGGCGTGGAGATCCCGCCCAATGAACTACCTCAGCAGAAGGCCGCCCGCCTGAAACAGGAAATCCGCAACGAAGAATTTGAACTCGTGACCGATGACCGCCACATCGACATGTTCGGTCACGCCGTTCCCATGCTCGACGAATCGGGCAATGTGCGCGGGACCCTCGCCGCCTACATGGATATCACGGAACGCAAGCGCGCGGAAAAGGCCTTGCGCACGAGCGAGAAGCTCGCCACCGCCGGCAAAATGGCCGCCAGCCTTGCCCATGAGATCAACAATCCTCTCGCCGCCGTCACGAATTTGCTCTACCTCGTCGCGCAGGACGCATCCCTCAGCCCGCATTCGCAGAAGTTCATCAACATGGCCACGAGCGAGCTTGCCCGTGTCAGCCAGATCACCCGTAACATCCTCGCCTTCTACCGTGAGTCTCATTCGCCCATCCACGTCGATATCGGCGAACTCGTAGCCAGCGTCCTCGAACTTTACACTCCCAAGATTCGCCACTCCAATGTGGAAGTCGATTTCCGCAGAAACGGCGCCTGCTCCATCGTCGCTTTCCCTGGAGAACTCCGCCAGGTTTTCTCTAATCTCATCGTCAATGCAGTAGACGCGATGCCGAAAGGCGGAAAGCTCCACATCCGTGTTCGCCCGGCGCAGAATCGCCGGTCGCAGCAATCCGGCGTCAGGCTTGTCGTAGCAGATAGCGGCAGTGGCATCCCACGCGACCACCTAACTCACCTCTTCGAACCTTTCTTCACGACGAAGGGTGAAAAGGGCACGGGCCTTGGATTGTGGGTCTCTCGCGATATTATTAGTAAGCACGACGGCACCGTTCACATCCGAACCGCTTCCGGAGCACAAAAGAGTGGAACCTGCTTTTCCATCTTCTTGCCCGCCGAAAGCGCTTCAGTGCGAAAACGTGCCGGCAAGAAAGCGGCTTCAACCAACGCCTGAATGCGAATCATGACCAAGTTCCTGCGAGCCTGTGCCGACCCGCGGCAATTTCCACCGCCGGGACCGCCCGAAATTGCTTTTCTCGGCCGTTCCAACGTCGGTAAATCGAGCCTCATCAATTCGCTCGTCGGAAGTAAGATCGCTAAGACCAGCAATACACCGGGGCGCACTCAAACCATCAATTTCTTCGAAATCCGCTGGCCCGGCCGCCCCAAGCCCGATCTGGTATTCGCCGACCTGCCTGGTTACGGCTATGCTCGTGCGCCGAAGGACCTCGTCCAGGAGTGGCCGAACTTCATCAACCCCTACCTTGAATCCCGCCCCTCACTCGCCCTCTGCGTCTGCCTCGTTGACGGCAACATTCCTCCCCAGCAGAGCGATGCCCAACTTATCGCCTGGCTCCGTCACGTCAATCGACCTTTCGTCGTCGTAGTCACGAAGAGCGACC belongs to Terriglobia bacterium and includes:
- a CDS encoding PAS domain-containing protein translates to MHEVASAHSGSLQQRLQVVADSGTLAIWEADLDTGEIVWSTQGYHLLGIPPEDGARTMHELLARLHPEDRPRALAAIEDAVAAGVPHRRDRFRIVQPDGTIRYIAVHANFIAGPDRKAHRMIALAIDVTDLAEKENRLVETEERLRTAYAAAKVWTCRLDLEHWVITRPLQPDDTGTPQFGPEQTFIDWLERVHPEDRPRVESGMRRAIETGELWEDEFRLLWPDGRYHWIYDRGRRIHDPGQVPVFAGAAMDIDERKLVEQQLIENEERLRSAYVAGKMWPWEIEVGSGQILRSDNMGLYRGPGHAESIAVSAWLDYVHPDDRDRVHAAIQRAFEGEGQYSCDYRLRWNDNTYHWVSSRGGLIQDGRGSWKLMGIGRDITDEKATEHALQESERLRLLAIEGAQMGVFFQEISSGKVRWSDRQFELFGMSREHFADHRDDFRRLVLPEDLVTIDREYDRLTSNHARRFRFEFRIRRPSDGKVRWINSVGEFNYDESGTPISMMGVNSDVTDQKAHEQEVWEIQKLRSIALSAAEMGVWQQDLTTGKITWTEREFELFEVRPEEFDGTPVTAFRHIVPEDRERFYREWEYLVANHEPRHVTEFRIQLPDGAIRWVAAVGELVYNEHGEAIQSIGVNFDITSRKHQEEALRESERLRRLSLSAAHMGAFEWNVVNGDISWSPEQYELLNFDPVSTKPTLELFENRVHPDDLPRIRDLMSRLIAKQEKAYRAEFRIIWPDGTTRWIRTLGELVYDDAGQVIRLFGVNWDISDQKEAEQQIVQLNRELQRKVADFEALMHAMPVAVAVGLDAESSDIRVNPTFAQMLGVKDGAQNLSSSSPGARSLPYRFLREGVEIPPNELPQQKAARLKQEIRNEEFELVTDDRHIDMFGHAVPMLDESGNVRGTLAAYMDITERKRAEKALRTSEKLATAGKMAASLAHEINNPLAAVTNLLYLVAQDASLSPHSQKFINMATSELARVSQITRNILAFYRESHSPIHVDIGELVASVLELYTPKIRHSNVEVDFRRNGACSIVAFPGELRQVFSNLIVNAVDAMPKGGKLHIRVRPAQNRRSQQSGVRLVVADSGSGIPRDHLTHLFEPFFTTKGEKGTGLGLWVSRDIISKHDGTVHIRTASGAQKSGTCFSIFLPAESASVRKRAGKKAASTNA
- the yihA gene encoding ribosome biogenesis GTP-binding protein YihA/YsxC; translated protein: MTKFLRACADPRQFPPPGPPEIAFLGRSNVGKSSLINSLVGSKIAKTSNTPGRTQTINFFEIRWPGRPKPDLVFADLPGYGYARAPKDLVQEWPNFINPYLESRPSLALCVCLVDGNIPPQQSDAQLIAWLRHVNRPFVVVVTKSDRAGSQLQKSLNAIRQELGVEDLLTFSAKTGQGRETLWKKLREAGNKLQPPEILNSASD